The Streptomyces sp. B3I8 nucleotide sequence CGGTACCCGCGCCGGGCGAGCGGGGGCATACCGTGAGGAGTGGAACGTCCGGGAAACGTCCGACCAGGGAGGAGACAACGGATGGGCAGCCGCACCGCGCTGGTCGAGGATCTGCTGGAACGGTTCGCACACGTGCCGCGCGAAGCCGTCTTCAAGGAGGACCTGCTTCGGGGCGGGGTCGCCTTCGACGCGTCCGCGCTCAGCGACAACGAGAGCGGGGACGTCAAGCCGAAGTCGTACTTCATCTTCTCCTTCGACCACGGCACCCTGCCCGAACTGGGCGAGGCCGCGCTGCGCCGCCCGCCGGAGGAGATCATCCTCACCGGTGGCCCCTACGACCTGCGCCGCACCGTCGTCTCGGTGCGCGTGAACCCCTCCTCGCCGTACCGGGTCGCCGCCGGCGAGGACGGCATGCTCGGGCTGTACCTCGACGGCGCCCGGATCGCCGACGTGGGCGTGCCGCCCATGCCGGAGTACTACCGGCACACCCTCTCCAACGGGAAGTCCGTGATGGAGGTGGCCCCCACCATCCAGTGGGGCTACCTGATCTACCTCACCGTCTTCCGCGTCTGCCAGTACTTCGGCGCCAAGGAGGAGTGCCAGTACTGCGACATCAACCACAACTGGCGCCAGCACAAGGCGGCCGGCCGGCCCTACACCGGCGTCAAGGACGTCGAGGAGGTGCTGGAGGCCCTGGAGATCATCGACAGGTACGACACCCAGAAGGTCTCCACCGCCTACACCCTCACCGGCGGCGCCATCACCAAGACGGTCTCCGGCCGTGACGAGGCCGACTTCTACGGCCACTACGCCAAGGCCATCGAGGAACGTTTTCCCGGCCGCTGGATCGGCAAGGTCGTCGCCCAGGCGCTGCCCAAGCCGGACGTGCAGCGGTTCAAGGACTACGGCGTACAGATCTACCACCCCAACTTCGAGGTGTGGGACGAGTACCTGTTCAAGATGTACTGCCCCGGCAAGGAGCGGTACGTCGGCCGCGACGAGTGGCACCGGCGCATCCTCGACTCCGCCGACGTCTTCGGCGCCCGCAACGTGATCCCGAACTTCGTGGCCGGCGTGGAGATGGCCGAGCCGTTCGGCTTCAAGACGGTCGACGAGGCGATCGCGTCGACGACCGAGGGGCTGCGCTTCTTCATGTCCCACGGCATCACGCCCCGGTTCACCACGTGGTGCCCCGAGCCGACGACCCCGCTCGGCAAGGCCAATCCGAACGGTGCGCCGCTGGAGTACCACATCCGGCTCCTGGAGGCGTACCGGCGGACCATGGAGGACTTCGGCCTGTCCTCGCCTCCGGGATACGGCCCGCCCGGACCGGGCAACGCCGTCTTCTCCGTCAGCTCCTTCATGGACAGCCTGCCGGCGGAGCGGACGGAGCCGGCGGAGCGAGCGGTCGAGGTCTGAGACCCCGGCCCCGCACCCGCGGCGGCCCGCCCGCCCCGACTTTCCGGCCGGGGTGGGCGGGCCGCCGCGTGCGAGGGAGGGGCTCACGGGCACGGCTACGGTGAGGGCGCGACGGCCGCCGGACGAGGCACCGGGCGGGCGCGCGCGGTATCCGGATGCGCCGCTTGTCAGTTGTGCCGGGAGCGTGAAAAGCTCGGGCCCTGTCGTGAGACGACCGCCAACTCCCGCCCGCGACAAGCACGTTGGATTCGCTCGCGGAAGTGGGCGAGCGGGACGAGCCGTTGACGCAGGAGCCACGCAGGAGCCCTCATGCCCGACCTGCCGACCCCGCAGGACGCCGCCGAGGCCGCCGAGTTCTCGGAGGTCTGGGACGCGGTCCTGTC carries:
- a CDS encoding radical SAM protein → MGSRTALVEDLLERFAHVPREAVFKEDLLRGGVAFDASALSDNESGDVKPKSYFIFSFDHGTLPELGEAALRRPPEEIILTGGPYDLRRTVVSVRVNPSSPYRVAAGEDGMLGLYLDGARIADVGVPPMPEYYRHTLSNGKSVMEVAPTIQWGYLIYLTVFRVCQYFGAKEECQYCDINHNWRQHKAAGRPYTGVKDVEEVLEALEIIDRYDTQKVSTAYTLTGGAITKTVSGRDEADFYGHYAKAIEERFPGRWIGKVVAQALPKPDVQRFKDYGVQIYHPNFEVWDEYLFKMYCPGKERYVGRDEWHRRILDSADVFGARNVIPNFVAGVEMAEPFGFKTVDEAIASTTEGLRFFMSHGITPRFTTWCPEPTTPLGKANPNGAPLEYHIRLLEAYRRTMEDFGLSSPPGYGPPGPGNAVFSVSSFMDSLPAERTEPAERAVEV